Genomic DNA from uncultured Jannaschia sp.:
TGCCAATCCTACCCGCTGAGCGACCGGATCGCGCTGGAATACTACACCGGACACTAGGCCCCGATCGCGCCGACCCCGCCGGTCGCGATGTCGGCCACCGTTCCGGCATAGGCGATCCGGGCCGCGCGGTCGGCGCCCGGCGACCAGAGGTAGAACCAGTTCACCATGCCGAACACGCTCATGGTGGCGTCCCGCAGCGCGCCGCGATCGAGGTGCGGCGCCTGCGCGGCGAGGGCACCTGACAGGCGCGCGACCATCTCGCGCTGATACCCCCGAAGGATCGCGGCCTGCGCAGGCGTCACGAGCGTCATCGCCTCGGTCTGGATGCGGTGCTCGTCGTCTCGCCCCTCATAGGCCAGGAGAAGGTCGGTCAGCAGGGCGCGCAGCGGGTCGGGGCCCGTCAGGTCGACCGCGGCGAAACGGTCGCGCAAGTCCGACAGATGCGCGTCGAGCAGGTCGAACAGAAGCCCGTCCTTGCCCGTGTGGTAGTGATAGAGGTTCGCCTTCGAGATCCCGCATTCGGCGGCGATCCCCGACATAGAGGCACGCGCGAAGCCGTCGCGGGCGAACACGCGGGCGGCGGCCTTCAGGATCGCGCGGCGCTTGTCGTCGTGGTCGCGGGCGACGGCGCGCCCCATCAGGCGCCCCGGTTGTCGACCACGCGCCGCGCCTTGCCCTGGCTGCGTTCGACCCCGCCGGGGTCCGCGACGACCACCGCGCAGGAGATGCCGACCATGTCCTTGATCCCGCGGGTCAGCGCGGCGGCGCAGGTCTCGGCATCGCCACCGGGCGCACATTCGACATGGACGCGCATGGCGTCCATCGCACCCTCGCGCAGAAGCTCGATCTGGAAATAGGGGGCGAGGCCGGGCACCGCGAGCACCCGCTCCTCGATCTGGGTCGGGAAGACGTTGACGCCGCGCAGGATGATCATGTCGTCGCTGCGGCCCGTCACCTTTGCCATCCGCCGGTGGGTGCGCGCCGTGCCGGGCATCAGCGTCGTCAGGTCGCGCGTGCGGTAGCGGATGACGGGCATCCCCTCCTTCGTGAGCGTGGTGAAGACCAGCTCGCCCTCGCTGCCGTCGGGCAGGACCGTGCCGGTCTCGGGGTCGACGATCTCGGGCAGGAAGTGATCCTCCCAGATATGCAGCCCGTCCTTCGTCTCGACGCATTCCTGCGCGACACCGGGCCCCATCACTTCCGACAGGCCGTAGATGTCGACCGCGTCCATGTCGAAGGCGGCCTCGATCTGGGCGCGCATGGCGGGGGTCCAGGGCTCGGCCCCGAAGATGCCGATCTCGATGGGGCAGGCCTTGGGGTCGAGGCCCTGCCGGTGATATTCCTCGAGAAGGTTCAGCATGTAGCTGGGCGTCACCATGATCGCGCGGGGGCGGAAGTCCTCGATCAGCTGGACTTGCCGCGCGCTCTGGCCGCCGGACATGGGAATGACCGTCGCCCCCAGCTTTTCGATCCCGTAATGCGCCCCGAGCCCGCCGGTGAAGAGGCCGTAGCCGTAGGCGTTGTGGACGATGTCGCCCGCGCGCACGCCGGCCGCGCGCAGGCAGCGGGCCACAAGGTCGCCCCACGTCTCGATATCTTGGGCGGTATAGCCGACGACCGTGGGCTTGCCGGTGGTGCCCGATGACGCGTGGATCCGGGCGATGCGTTCGCGCGGCACGGCAAACATGTCGAACGGATAGGCGCGGCGCAGGTCGTCCTTCACGGTGAACGGAAAGCGCGCGAGGTCGGCCAGCGTCGTCAGATCGTCCGGGTGCACCCCCGCCGCGTCGAAGGCCGCGCGATAGTGGGGGACATTGCCGTAGGCATGGACCAGTGTGGCGCGCAGGCGGTCGAGTTGCAGCGCCTCGATCTCGGCACGGGGGGCGGTCTCGATCGGGTCGAGGGGGGTCATGTCGTTTCCTCGAAAAGCTGGCCGGGGATGGCGCGGGACATGCCGCGGAATTCTGCGATCACGTCTCCGTCCGCACGCGTCACGGTCACGTCGTAAAGGCCCGAGCGCCCCTTGAGCGACACCTCGCGCGCGGTCGCGGTCAGCACGTCCGCGGCACGGCCGGGCGCCAGGAAGCTGACCTGTGCCGCCTGTGCGACCGTGGCCTGGTTGCGCGAGTTGCAGGCGAAGGCGAAGGCGCTGTCGGCGAGGCTGAAGATCACCCCTCCATGGCAGGTGCCGTGGCCATTGCAATGATGCGGCGCCACCGTCATGCGCAGGGTCGCGGCGCCTTCGGATACGGCCACGCGCTCCATTCCGAACCAGGCGGAAGCGGCGTCGCCCTGCCACATGGCGTCTGCCGCGCGCGCGGCGCGGTCCTCGGCGGTCATCTCGGGCATGGTCCCTCCCCCATGTCGCGGAGGTTGCACATAACCGACCGATCGGTCAACGATAGACGCGAGCCATCCGGGGAGGATCGTCATGTCGCTGCATCGGGTCGAGAGCTTCGCCGCCGGTCGCTGGATCGGTCCCGGCGCGGATGCGCGCACCA
This window encodes:
- a CDS encoding TetR/AcrR family transcriptional regulator, which gives rise to MGRAVARDHDDKRRAILKAAARVFARDGFARASMSGIAAECGISKANLYHYHTGKDGLLFDLLDAHLSDLRDRFAAVDLTGPDPLRALLTDLLLAYEGRDDEHRIQTEAMTLVTPAQAAILRGYQREMVARLSGALAAQAPHLDRGALRDATMSVFGMVNWFYLWSPGADRAARIAYAGTVADIATGGVGAIGA
- the paaK gene encoding phenylacetate--CoA ligase PaaK; amino-acid sequence: MTPLDPIETAPRAEIEALQLDRLRATLVHAYGNVPHYRAAFDAAGVHPDDLTTLADLARFPFTVKDDLRRAYPFDMFAVPRERIARIHASSGTTGKPTVVGYTAQDIETWGDLVARCLRAAGVRAGDIVHNAYGYGLFTGGLGAHYGIEKLGATVIPMSGGQSARQVQLIEDFRPRAIMVTPSYMLNLLEEYHRQGLDPKACPIEIGIFGAEPWTPAMRAQIEAAFDMDAVDIYGLSEVMGPGVAQECVETKDGLHIWEDHFLPEIVDPETGTVLPDGSEGELVFTTLTKEGMPVIRYRTRDLTTLMPGTARTHRRMAKVTGRSDDMIILRGVNVFPTQIEERVLAVPGLAPYFQIELLREGAMDAMRVHVECAPGGDAETCAAALTRGIKDMVGISCAVVVADPGGVERSQGKARRVVDNRGA
- the paaI gene encoding hydroxyphenylacetyl-CoA thioesterase PaaI, which gives rise to MTAEDRAARAADAMWQGDAASAWFGMERVAVSEGAATLRMTVAPHHCNGHGTCHGGVIFSLADSAFAFACNSRNQATVAQAAQVSFLAPGRAADVLTATAREVSLKGRSGLYDVTVTRADGDVIAEFRGMSRAIPGQLFEETT